From one Streptomyces sp. NBC_00539 genomic stretch:
- a CDS encoding transglycosylase family protein, which translates to MIRKRILSATLVGLVSASAVCLNVTTAGAASVSTWDKVANCESSGNWSINTGNGYYGGLQFSASTWSAFGGGAYASRADLATKQQQILIGEKVLAAQGQGAWPSCGPQAGLGSDHAVPYPTDPTPAPAPAMARVVAGAFNGPTMEIAGIDANNNMKLYMTDGPAIVGDNGSDMLGSNGLWKGFKAIAAGDFNGDGKRDIAGIDAYDNLKLYTGDGAGHLGGGSDMLGSTGLWKGFKAITAGDFNSDGKQDIAGIDANDNLKLYTGDGAGHLGGGSNMLGSTGLWKGFKAITAGDFNSDGKQDIAGIDANDNLKLYTGDGTGAVGGGTDMLGSTGLWKGFRSLVAGNFGLHGKVDIAGIDANNNMMVYAGDGAGHVSGGINMMQTNGAWAGF; encoded by the coding sequence ATGATCCGCAAGCGCATCCTGTCGGCCACCCTCGTCGGTCTGGTCTCCGCCTCCGCAGTCTGCCTGAACGTCACCACCGCCGGCGCCGCGTCGGTGAGCACCTGGGACAAGGTGGCGAACTGCGAGAGCAGCGGTAACTGGAGCATCAACACCGGGAACGGCTACTACGGCGGCTTGCAGTTCTCCGCTTCGACCTGGAGCGCGTTCGGCGGCGGGGCCTACGCTTCTCGGGCCGACCTGGCCACCAAGCAGCAGCAGATCCTCATAGGCGAGAAGGTCCTCGCGGCCCAGGGCCAGGGGGCCTGGCCCAGCTGCGGTCCGCAGGCGGGTCTGGGCAGCGACCACGCCGTCCCCTACCCGACCGACCCGACGCCCGCTCCGGCGCCGGCCATGGCGCGGGTGGTGGCCGGTGCCTTCAACGGCCCCACGATGGAGATCGCCGGCATCGACGCCAACAACAACATGAAGCTGTACATGACCGACGGACCGGCCATCGTGGGCGACAACGGCAGCGACATGCTGGGCAGCAATGGCCTGTGGAAGGGCTTCAAGGCGATCGCGGCCGGTGACTTCAACGGCGACGGCAAGCGGGACATCGCCGGCATCGATGCCTATGACAACCTCAAGCTGTACACGGGTGACGGTGCCGGTCACCTTGGTGGCGGCAGCGACATGCTCGGCAGCACGGGCCTGTGGAAGGGCTTCAAGGCCATCACCGCCGGTGACTTCAACTCGGACGGCAAGCAGGACATCGCGGGCATCGACGCCAACGACAACCTCAAGCTCTACACGGGCGACGGCGCCGGTCACCTCGGCGGCGGAAGCAACATGCTCGGCAGCACCGGCCTGTGGAAGGGCTTCAAGGCCATCACCGCCGGCGACTTCAACTCGGACGGCAAGCAGGACATCGCAGGCATCGACGCCAACGACAACCTCAAGCTCTACACCGGCGACGGCACGGGCGCCGTCGGCGGCGGCACCGACATGCTCGGCAGCACCGGCCTCTGGAAGGGCTTCCGGTCCCTGGTGGCGGGCAACTTCGGCCTGCACGGCAAGGTGGACATCGCCGGCATCGACGCCAACAACAACATGATGGTTTACGCCGGCGACGGTGCCGGCCATGTCAGCGGCGGCATCAACATGATGCAGACCAATGGCGCGTGGGCCGGTTTCTAG
- a CDS encoding FG-GAP-like repeat-containing protein, with protein MRKKPSGRALARGTLALSLAISAALASGGFATAAAMRPSDGSAAQADLVGSGVQLAKAPREHQLFPRDPATNNAVVTIAGSVVQAGATSMRLDIARDGQALSSSSVPVQGAGSGFTFAPRIQAGLNSYSFRLYSVSGSSATLQGTWSDIVAGDVFIVSGQSNAAARQHFPSNPGNPSDTSNSSGADRSPWVRTFGSSTADPTTAGQDDTWQVADGDSYQVSGAVGQYALRLGRQEVNTYGIPVALLQGGHEGRPVTFFQRNDASPADPGTNYGRLLGRAQRAGVQGQVRGIFWYQGESDNNDVASQTSGFASLLDDWRTDYPGVEHVYAHQIRNGCLDAAGAPQNSYEEREAQRRYASLPGVTVLSTTGIDGQGPDNCHYYYAGGYRDLADRDFLSMARDYYGGSAAASTAPDPQRAWFSKADHTEITIALRTAGDALVAGCGPVSDFVVNGSPVSVASMSVRPGFIHLRLTGPATGATGVGYVGHDGAGPWITNSNGIGLLAFYNLPLSADQAGTFPTPLANCPPPAPAPVMARTVGGDFNGDGKQDIAGIDANSNMKLYTGDGAGTVSGGSDMLGSTGLWRGFKAITAGDFNGDGKQDIAGIDANDNLKLYTGDGAGHLGGGSNMLGSTGLWKNFKAITAADFNGDGKQDIAGIDAGSNMKLYTGDGSGAVGGGSDMLGSTGLWRGFKAITSGDFNGDGKSDIAGIDANDNLKLYTGDGAGTVGGGSDMLGSTGLWKGFRSLLAADFNGDGKRDIAGIDANNNMKLYTGDGAGRVGGGSDMVGGGRGVWGGF; from the coding sequence ATGCGGAAGAAGCCCAGCGGCCGCGCACTGGCCCGAGGCACACTCGCGCTGTCCCTCGCCATCTCCGCCGCCCTCGCCTCCGGCGGGTTCGCCACAGCGGCGGCGATGCGGCCCTCGGACGGCTCAGCCGCGCAAGCCGACCTGGTCGGGAGCGGAGTCCAGCTCGCCAAAGCTCCCCGCGAGCACCAGCTCTTCCCTCGCGACCCGGCCACGAACAACGCCGTCGTCACCATCGCCGGCAGTGTCGTACAGGCCGGTGCCACCTCGATGCGGCTGGACATCGCCCGGGACGGGCAGGCCCTGTCGAGCAGCAGTGTCCCGGTGCAGGGGGCAGGATCGGGGTTCACCTTCGCGCCCCGGATCCAGGCGGGGCTGAACAGCTACTCCTTCCGTCTCTACTCCGTCTCCGGTTCCTCCGCCACGCTCCAGGGGACGTGGAGCGACATCGTGGCGGGCGACGTGTTCATCGTGAGCGGGCAATCGAATGCCGCCGCCCGCCAGCACTTCCCGTCGAATCCCGGCAACCCGTCCGACACGTCCAACTCCAGCGGCGCGGACCGGTCGCCCTGGGTGCGCACGTTCGGATCGTCCACGGCCGATCCCACGACCGCCGGCCAGGACGACACCTGGCAGGTCGCGGACGGCGACTCGTACCAGGTGTCGGGAGCGGTCGGTCAGTACGCGCTCCGCCTGGGCCGCCAGGAGGTGAACACGTACGGCATCCCCGTCGCCCTCTTGCAGGGCGGTCACGAAGGCCGACCCGTCACCTTCTTCCAGCGCAACGACGCGAGCCCCGCAGACCCCGGGACGAACTACGGACGCCTGCTCGGGCGGGCCCAGCGGGCGGGGGTACAGGGTCAGGTCCGCGGCATCTTCTGGTACCAGGGGGAGTCCGACAACAACGACGTCGCGAGCCAGACCTCGGGTTTCGCCTCCCTCCTGGACGACTGGAGGACCGACTACCCGGGCGTGGAGCACGTCTACGCCCACCAGATCCGCAACGGCTGTCTCGACGCCGCCGGCGCACCGCAGAACTCGTACGAGGAGCGCGAGGCGCAGCGGCGGTACGCCTCCCTCCCGGGCGTCACCGTCCTGTCCACCACCGGCATCGACGGGCAGGGTCCCGACAACTGCCACTACTACTACGCCGGCGGGTACCGCGATCTCGCCGACCGCGACTTCCTCTCCATGGCCCGCGACTACTACGGCGGCAGCGCCGCGGCGAGCACCGCTCCCGACCCGCAGCGGGCGTGGTTCTCCAAGGCCGACCACACCGAGATCACCATCGCCCTGCGCACTGCCGGTGACGCGCTGGTCGCCGGGTGCGGCCCCGTGAGCGACTTCGTCGTCAACGGAAGCCCGGTGTCGGTGGCGTCGATGTCCGTCAGGCCCGGGTTCATCCACCTGCGTCTGACGGGCCCGGCTACCGGGGCCACGGGCGTCGGCTACGTCGGCCACGACGGAGCCGGCCCCTGGATCACGAACAGCAACGGCATCGGCCTGTTGGCCTTCTACAACCTGCCGCTCTCCGCGGATCAGGCCGGGACCTTCCCGACGCCGCTCGCCAACTGCCCGCCTCCCGCTCCGGCGCCGGTCATGGCGCGGACCGTGGGCGGCGATTTCAACGGTGACGGCAAGCAGGACATCGCAGGCATCGACGCGAACAGCAACATGAAGCTGTACACGGGTGACGGCGCGGGCACGGTCTCCGGCGGCAGCGACATGCTCGGCAGCACCGGGCTGTGGAGGGGCTTCAAGGCGATCACCGCCGGTGACTTCAACGGCGACGGCAAGCAGGACATCGCCGGGATCGACGCCAACGACAACCTCAAGCTCTACACCGGCGACGGCGCCGGTCACCTCGGTGGCGGAAGCAACATGCTCGGCAGCACCGGCCTCTGGAAGAACTTCAAGGCCATCACCGCCGCCGACTTCAACGGCGACGGCAAGCAGGACATCGCCGGCATCGACGCGGGCAGCAACATGAAGCTCTACACGGGTGACGGCTCGGGCGCGGTGGGCGGCGGCAGCGACATGCTCGGCAGCACCGGCCTCTGGAGGGGCTTCAAGGCCATCACGTCGGGCGACTTCAACGGCGATGGCAAGAGCGACATCGCGGGAATCGACGCCAACGACAACCTCAAGCTGTACACCGGCGACGGCGCGGGCACCGTCGGCGGCGGCAGCGACATGCTCGGCAGCACCGGCCTGTGGAAGGGCTTCCGGTCCCTGCTGGCCGCCGACTTCAACGGCGACGGCAAGCGGGACATCGCCGGCATCGACGCCAATAACAACATGAAGCTGTACACCGGTGACGGGGCCGGTCGGGTCGGTGGGGGGAGCGACATGGTCGGGGGCGGCAGGGGGGTTTGGGGCGGGTTCTGA
- a CDS encoding aldo/keto reductase translates to MRTTTLGRTGITVSRIALGTMMLGAWGNRDHEDGERLVRTALDAGVNLVDTADMYSAGESERIVGKALKGRRDEVVLATKVHFPMGGGGNRQGNSRRWIRQAVEGSLRRLDTDRIDLYQVHRPDPSTDIDETLSVLSDLVREGKVLAIGSSDFPAEQMVEARWTAERRGHVPFHTEQPPYSVFMRGVERSVLPTAQKYGVGVLTWSPLASGWLTGKYRRGGPLELNDFRRDLIPHKFDQSLPGNARKYEVVEDLLRLASDAGLSLTHLALAFVLSHPAVDSALIGPRTTDQLADLLAAADVELDDAVLDRIDELVPPGTDLNPADADYTPPQLADASLRRR, encoded by the coding sequence GTGCGCACGACCACTCTCGGACGTACCGGTATCACGGTCAGCCGGATCGCTCTGGGCACGATGATGCTCGGGGCTTGGGGGAACCGGGATCACGAGGACGGCGAACGGCTGGTCCGTACCGCCCTGGATGCCGGGGTCAACCTCGTCGACACCGCGGACATGTACTCGGCCGGCGAGTCGGAGCGCATCGTCGGCAAGGCCCTCAAGGGGCGGCGGGACGAGGTCGTTCTCGCGACCAAGGTGCACTTCCCGATGGGCGGGGGCGGGAACCGGCAGGGCAACTCGCGGCGCTGGATCCGGCAGGCCGTCGAGGGGAGCCTGCGGCGCCTGGACACGGACCGCATCGACTTGTACCAGGTCCACCGGCCGGATCCCTCGACGGACATCGACGAGACGCTCTCGGTCCTGTCCGACCTGGTGAGGGAGGGGAAGGTGCTGGCCATCGGGAGCTCGGACTTCCCGGCGGAGCAGATGGTGGAGGCCCGCTGGACGGCCGAGCGGCGCGGGCACGTGCCGTTCCACACCGAGCAGCCGCCGTACTCCGTCTTCATGCGGGGCGTGGAGCGTTCGGTGCTGCCGACGGCGCAGAAGTACGGCGTCGGCGTCCTCACGTGGAGTCCGCTGGCCAGCGGCTGGCTCACCGGCAAGTACCGTCGCGGTGGGCCGCTGGAGCTCAACGACTTCCGGCGTGATCTCATCCCGCACAAGTTCGACCAGAGCCTGCCCGGCAATGCCCGTAAGTACGAGGTGGTCGAGGATCTGCTGCGCCTCGCCTCGGACGCGGGACTGTCCCTCACGCACCTCGCGCTGGCCTTCGTCCTGAGCCATCCGGCCGTCGACAGCGCCCTCATCGGCCCGCGCACCACGGACCAGCTGGCGGATCTGCTGGCCGCCGCCGATGTGGAACTGGACGACGCGGTGCTGGACCGGATCGACGAGCTGGTCCCTCCGGGCACCGACCTCAATCCCGCGGACGCGGACTACACACCGCCGCAGCTGGCGGACGCGTCGCTGCGCAGGCGCTGA
- a CDS encoding MarR family winged helix-turn-helix transcriptional regulator has product MASSAMEERIGEHIKRVEQELTSAKHAALRPFKLSVPQYNVLLALQQQPGLSGAALARRGMVTPQTMSSVLATLEGRGLVERRPHPIHQHILEGRLTRTGGALIRRADEAVREVEAVLSACFEADAAKEFLARLETCSKALAGYKPAEGK; this is encoded by the coding sequence ATGGCGTCATCGGCGATGGAAGAGCGCATCGGGGAGCACATCAAGCGGGTGGAGCAGGAGCTCACGTCCGCCAAGCATGCTGCCCTGAGGCCGTTCAAGCTCAGTGTTCCGCAGTACAACGTGCTGCTGGCCCTGCAGCAGCAGCCGGGGCTGTCCGGCGCGGCGCTCGCGCGCCGCGGCATGGTCACACCGCAGACGATGTCGTCGGTGCTGGCCACCTTGGAGGGCCGGGGCCTGGTGGAGCGCCGCCCGCACCCGATCCACCAGCACATCCTGGAGGGCCGCCTCACCCGCACCGGGGGAGCCCTGATCCGGCGCGCCGACGAGGCCGTACGGGAGGTCGAAGCCGTCCTGAGCGCCTGCTTCGAGGCGGACGCGGCCAAGGAGTTCCTGGCGCGGCTGGAGACGTGCTCGAAGGCGCTGGCGGGCTACAAGCCGGCCGAGGGGAAGTAG
- a CDS encoding SDR family oxidoreductase encodes MTKPDRRYALITGANKGLGRETARQLGQMGMTVLVGARDAARGRATADELRSGGIDARPVHLDVTDEATVRAAATAVEEDFGRLDVLVNNAGIVEDDVDPSATTASLARDVYATNVFGVIATTHAMLPLLRRSPAGRVVNLSSRLGSLAKAADLSSPHRQLLAYNSSKAALNSLTLHYAREFAGTPLKINSATPGYVATDLNGHQGTRTVEEGARIVVRLATLDENGPTGGFFDDEGPVAW; translated from the coding sequence ATGACGAAGCCGGACCGCCGGTACGCCCTGATCACCGGTGCCAACAAGGGCCTGGGCCGGGAAACCGCACGCCAGCTGGGGCAGATGGGCATGACCGTGCTGGTCGGCGCCCGTGACGCGGCCCGCGGCCGGGCAACGGCCGACGAACTGCGCAGCGGCGGCATCGACGCGCGCCCCGTGCACCTCGACGTCACCGACGAAGCCACCGTCCGGGCGGCCGCCACCGCCGTCGAGGAGGACTTCGGACGGCTGGACGTCCTGGTCAACAACGCCGGGATCGTCGAGGACGACGTCGATCCCAGCGCCACCACGGCAAGCCTCGCCCGCGACGTCTACGCGACGAACGTCTTCGGCGTCATCGCCACCACCCACGCCATGCTGCCGCTGCTGCGCAGGTCGCCCGCGGGCCGCGTGGTCAACCTCTCCAGCCGCCTCGGCTCGCTGGCCAAGGCCGCGGACCTGTCGTCACCGCACCGGCAGCTGCTCGCCTACAACTCCTCCAAGGCGGCGCTCAACTCACTCACCCTGCACTACGCGCGTGAGTTCGCCGGCACCCCCCTCAAGATCAATTCCGCCACACCGGGGTACGTCGCCACCGACCTCAACGGCCACCAGGGCACCCGCACCGTCGAGGAAGGAGCCCGCATCGTCGTCCGCCTGGCCACCCTCGACGAGAACGGCCCCACCGGCGGCTTCTTCGACGACGAGGGCCCCGTCGCCTGGTAG
- a CDS encoding cyclase family protein encodes MCSPDVMKLVHGQEGHQCGGPVAADAEAGTTATAQGTPSPRRAPAPLIRGSRVSDLTHTFGNDFPVLEPIVLKPNIDHFAHIADEGFNANKLEIDEHTGTHVDGPAHLVDGPIYTDEIPVDRLIAPLCVIRIGERVAKDHDATLTADDILAYESRYGRIPDGALVVMDSGWCDRIHTPGAYINRDADGVPHFPGLGFDAAELLVRERSIVAAGTDTPSLDASKNLQIEDPGAHRIVLGDMRYGVENIAHLDTVPDFGATVLVGLIKHRKGFAGPCRVFGIY; translated from the coding sequence ATGTGCAGTCCCGACGTCATGAAACTCGTCCACGGACAGGAGGGCCACCAGTGCGGCGGCCCCGTGGCCGCGGACGCGGAGGCCGGCACGACCGCCACGGCCCAAGGCACCCCGAGCCCCCGGCGCGCACCGGCCCCGCTGATCCGCGGCAGCCGGGTCAGCGACCTCACGCACACCTTCGGCAACGACTTTCCCGTACTGGAACCGATCGTCCTCAAGCCGAACATCGACCACTTCGCCCACATCGCGGACGAAGGGTTCAACGCCAACAAGCTCGAGATCGACGAGCACACCGGCACCCACGTGGACGGACCCGCGCACCTCGTGGACGGGCCCATCTACACCGACGAGATCCCCGTCGACCGCTTGATCGCACCGCTGTGCGTCATCCGCATCGGCGAACGCGTCGCCAAGGACCACGATGCCACCCTGACCGCCGACGACATCCTGGCGTACGAGAGCCGCTACGGCCGGATCCCCGACGGCGCCCTCGTCGTCATGGACTCGGGCTGGTGCGACCGCATCCACACACCGGGGGCCTACATCAACCGGGACGCCGACGGCGTTCCGCACTTCCCGGGTCTGGGTTTCGACGCGGCCGAACTCCTCGTGCGCGAGCGGTCGATCGTCGCCGCCGGCACCGACACGCCGAGCCTCGACGCCTCGAAGAACCTGCAGATCGAAGACCCCGGCGCACACCGCATCGTCCTCGGCGACATGCGCTACGGCGTCGAGAACATCGCCCACCTCGACACCGTGCCCGACTTCGGGGCCACCGTGCTCGTCGGCCTCATCAAGCACCGCAAGGGCTTCGCCGGCCCCTGCCGGGTGTTCGGCATCTACTGA
- a CDS encoding putative quinol monooxygenase, which produces MYHVAVAFDVQPEHHEEFIAASHADARDSAVDEPFTQRFELVVDENDPNRFYLDEVYDDAASFDKHMAGPHFARFFERIGHIAEGPTWLIRGTRVIDPTSA; this is translated from the coding sequence GTGTACCACGTCGCCGTCGCCTTCGACGTCCAGCCCGAGCACCACGAGGAGTTCATCGCGGCCAGCCACGCCGACGCCCGCGACTCGGCCGTGGACGAACCGTTCACCCAGCGCTTCGAACTCGTCGTCGACGAGAACGACCCCAACCGCTTCTACCTCGACGAGGTCTACGACGACGCGGCCTCCTTCGACAAGCACATGGCCGGCCCCCACTTCGCCCGCTTCTTCGAGCGGATCGGCCACATCGCCGAGGGCCCCACCTGGCTCATCCGCGGCACCCGCGTCATCGACCCGACCAGCGCCTGA
- a CDS encoding MFS transporter, translating into MSDHSSSGRPSTMAITVGLFLLALNLRPALGAVSPVLGDIQQSLNLSDSAVSLLTTLPVVCLGVFAAVSPALSRRLGTPVALVLGFVLLIAGILIRLETAAWAMFLGTALAGAGLAIGNVLMPAVIKSAFPNRVRLYTGIATAALSAGAALSAGIAVPLRDSVGGWSNSLALWALPAAVGLLVWLPLSKRSSRPAPAAAAAGGDKGSLLGDAMAWQVTGYLALRALAYFTALGWLPTVLVDFGYSNSSAGAMLSLAMLISVPGALVAPVLVGRNGTAPIVTVIAVAGAVSLLGLLFLPGVAVLWVAILGLTLGAGHAMALTFIGLRAENPQTAAQLSGMVQTIGYLVGGIAGPLLLGLLHGATDNWTVSLTLLAVFTLPELVFGLCSSRNRFVRARRTARQPAAAVPAPDPALVD; encoded by the coding sequence GTGTCCGACCACAGTTCAAGCGGCCGCCCCAGCACCATGGCGATCACCGTGGGCCTGTTCTTACTGGCACTGAACTTACGGCCCGCGCTCGGCGCCGTATCCCCCGTCCTGGGCGACATCCAGCAGTCCTTGAACCTGTCCGATTCGGCAGTCAGCCTGCTCACCACCCTTCCCGTGGTGTGCCTGGGCGTCTTCGCCGCCGTCTCGCCCGCCCTCTCCCGCCGGCTGGGCACCCCCGTCGCGCTGGTGCTGGGCTTCGTGCTCCTCATCGCCGGCATCCTGATCCGGCTCGAAACCGCAGCCTGGGCCATGTTCCTGGGCACCGCCCTCGCGGGAGCCGGTCTCGCCATCGGCAACGTCCTCATGCCGGCGGTCATCAAGAGCGCCTTCCCGAACCGGGTCCGGCTCTACACCGGCATCGCCACCGCCGCGCTCAGCGCCGGCGCCGCGCTGTCCGCGGGCATCGCCGTACCCCTGCGCGACAGCGTCGGGGGCTGGAGCAACTCCCTGGCCCTGTGGGCCCTGCCCGCGGCCGTCGGCCTGCTCGTCTGGCTGCCCCTGTCCAAGCGGTCCTCCCGGCCCGCGCCCGCCGCGGCCGCCGCCGGCGGCGACAAGGGATCGCTGCTCGGCGACGCCATGGCCTGGCAGGTCACCGGCTACCTCGCCCTGCGCGCCCTGGCCTACTTCACCGCCCTGGGCTGGCTCCCCACCGTCCTGGTCGACTTCGGCTACAGCAACTCCTCGGCCGGCGCCATGCTCTCCCTGGCCATGCTCATCAGCGTGCCCGGCGCCCTGGTCGCCCCGGTGCTGGTCGGGCGCAACGGAACCGCCCCCATCGTGACCGTCATCGCGGTCGCCGGCGCCGTGAGCCTGCTCGGCCTGCTGTTCCTCCCGGGCGTTGCCGTCCTGTGGGTCGCCATCCTCGGCCTGACGCTGGGCGCCGGGCACGCGATGGCCCTGACCTTCATCGGTCTGCGGGCCGAGAACCCGCAGACCGCCGCACAGCTGTCCGGCATGGTGCAGACCATCGGCTACCTGGTCGGCGGCATCGCGGGCCCGCTGCTGCTCGGCCTCCTGCACGGCGCGACCGACAACTGGACCGTCTCGCTGACCCTGCTCGCCGTCTTCACCCTCCCCGAGCTCGTGTTCGGCCTGTGCTCCAGCCGCAACCGCTTCGTGCGGGCGCGCCGGACCGCGCGGCAGCCGGCCGCCGCCGTCCCCGCCCCGGACCCCGCGCTCGTCGACTGA
- a CDS encoding 3-oxoacyl-ACP synthase III family protein → MTRIGIVSTGSYLPDTVVGNEEIARGAGVSDEWIVRKTGIRERRRADDRDATSDLAARAALAALEQAGVRPQDVAYIVLATSTPDHPQPATASIVQHLIGAVNAAAFDINAVCSGFVYATTVAERLLRAAQDGRYALVIGADIYSRILDYSDCKTAILFGDGAGAVLLGAVPEARGITETSLLSRGDQYRLISVPAGGSRMPANDRTLREGAHYFRMDGRGVRSFVQDNLPSALHELLERAGVERELVRHFVPHQANGVMLGEVWPELGLPRATMHLALEEYGNTGSASVPITLDVAHRRGEFADGETVLMAGFGGGMTVGAVLARWAPTAFARPREQELTAVV, encoded by the coding sequence ATGACCCGCATCGGAATCGTGTCCACCGGCTCGTACCTGCCCGACACCGTCGTCGGCAACGAGGAGATAGCGCGCGGAGCGGGGGTGAGCGACGAGTGGATCGTCCGCAAGACCGGCATCCGCGAAAGGCGCCGCGCCGACGACCGCGACGCCACCTCCGACCTCGCGGCCCGCGCCGCCCTCGCGGCGCTGGAGCAGGCGGGGGTGCGGCCGCAGGACGTCGCGTACATCGTGCTCGCGACCTCCACGCCCGACCACCCGCAGCCCGCCACCGCGAGCATCGTGCAGCACCTCATCGGTGCGGTGAACGCGGCCGCCTTCGACATCAACGCCGTGTGCAGCGGTTTCGTCTACGCCACGACGGTGGCGGAGCGGCTGCTGCGCGCCGCGCAGGACGGCCGCTACGCCCTGGTCATCGGCGCGGACATCTACTCGCGGATCCTGGACTACTCGGACTGCAAGACCGCGATCCTCTTCGGGGACGGCGCGGGCGCGGTACTGCTCGGCGCGGTGCCCGAGGCGAGGGGCATCACCGAGACCAGTCTGCTCAGCCGCGGCGACCAGTACCGCCTGATCAGCGTTCCGGCTGGCGGCAGCCGCATGCCGGCGAACGACCGCACACTGCGGGAGGGGGCCCACTACTTCCGCATGGACGGCCGCGGGGTGCGCTCGTTCGTGCAGGACAACCTGCCGTCGGCGCTGCACGAACTGCTGGAGCGGGCCGGTGTGGAGCGTGAGCTGGTGCGGCACTTCGTACCGCACCAGGCCAACGGCGTCATGCTCGGCGAGGTGTGGCCGGAGCTGGGCCTGCCCCGGGCGACCATGCACCTCGCGCTGGAGGAGTACGGCAACACCGGCTCCGCTTCCGTGCCCATCACGCTCGACGTGGCGCACCGGCGGGGCGAGTTCGCCGACGGGGAGACCGTACTGATGGCGGGCTTCGGCGGTGGGATGACGGTGGGCGCCGTGCTGGCCCGGTGGGCGCCCACCGCCTTCGCGCGGCCCCGGGAGCAGGAACTGACGGCGGTGGTCTGA
- a CDS encoding HAD family hydrolase: MTSTTRTAAFSDVDETLIRVKSMFRFLEFYLRGRGEPPATFERLTGELRQAALRGAARADVNRRYYRLLRGESARRLADEGQRWFAHEWQELAEGLYVPEVEEALAVHRKAGRDLVLVSGSFFAPLDPIAADVGASAVLATRPVIRRGELTGEVLAPMIGETKGRAVRLTAPLAGLDLAGSWAYGDHESDLPMLAAVGHPVAVGDDPQLAAHAAAPGWGRLLPGPARR; the protein is encoded by the coding sequence ATGACCAGCACCACACGGACCGCGGCGTTCTCCGACGTGGACGAGACGCTGATCCGCGTCAAGAGCATGTTCCGCTTCCTCGAGTTCTACCTGCGCGGGCGCGGCGAGCCGCCGGCCACCTTCGAACGGCTGACGGGTGAACTGCGGCAGGCCGCGCTGCGGGGCGCCGCGCGCGCCGACGTCAACCGCCGCTACTACCGCCTGCTGCGCGGCGAGAGCGCCAGACGGCTGGCGGACGAGGGGCAGCGGTGGTTCGCCCATGAATGGCAGGAACTCGCCGAGGGCCTGTACGTACCCGAGGTCGAAGAAGCCCTCGCCGTCCACCGCAAGGCCGGACGGGACCTGGTCCTCGTATCCGGGTCCTTCTTCGCCCCGCTCGACCCGATCGCGGCGGACGTCGGCGCTTCGGCCGTCCTCGCCACCCGGCCCGTGATCCGTCGCGGCGAGCTCACCGGAGAGGTGCTGGCCCCGATGATCGGCGAGACCAAGGGGCGCGCCGTCCGCCTCACCGCGCCGCTCGCCGGGCTGGACCTGGCGGGCAGCTGGGCCTACGGCGACCACGAAAGCGACCTGCCGATGCTGGCGGCGGTCGGCCACCCCGTCGCCGTCGGCGACGACCCGCAGCTCGCGGCGCACGCGGCCGCGCCGGGATGGGGCCGTCTGCTGCCCGGACCGGCGCGGCGATGA